One genomic window of Actinoplanes lobatus includes the following:
- a CDS encoding ABC transporter permease, giving the protein MTTLRAGWIITQRDLAHWVRQPWGPIFGLMFSIMLLLVFGFLFGGAINVPGGGDYIAYLLPGMMALSMLFGVESTATAMGNDARKGITDRFRAMPIGSASVALGRVGADMTNSTVELLVMLVGGLAVGWRITGDAVAAALAVLLLLLLRFSMLWIGIFIGLRFRGEGATSAVQVLVWPIGFLSTAIVSAETMPGWLGAIAAWNPLSATATAARELFGNPTGVTGGVLADHAVLLAVAWPVLLTVIFAPLSARAYRRLRA; this is encoded by the coding sequence ATGACGACCCTGCGCGCGGGCTGGATCATCACACAGCGCGACCTGGCCCACTGGGTGCGCCAGCCCTGGGGGCCGATCTTCGGCCTGATGTTCTCGATCATGCTGCTGCTGGTGTTCGGGTTCCTGTTCGGCGGGGCGATCAACGTGCCCGGCGGCGGGGACTACATCGCCTACCTGCTGCCCGGCATGATGGCGCTGAGCATGCTGTTCGGGGTCGAGTCGACGGCCACCGCGATGGGCAACGACGCCCGCAAGGGAATCACCGACCGGTTCCGGGCCATGCCGATCGGCAGCGCCTCGGTGGCGCTCGGGCGGGTCGGCGCCGACATGACCAACTCGACGGTGGAGCTGCTGGTCATGCTGGTCGGCGGGCTGGCCGTCGGGTGGCGGATCACCGGGGATGCGGTTGCGGCCGCTCTGGCCGTACTCCTGCTGTTGCTCTTGAGGTTTTCGATGCTCTGGATCGGGATCTTCATCGGCCTGCGGTTCCGTGGGGAGGGCGCCACGTCGGCGGTGCAGGTGCTGGTGTGGCCGATCGGGTTCCTGTCGACGGCGATCGTGTCGGCCGAGACGATGCCGGGCTGGCTGGGCGCGATCGCCGCATGGAATCCGCTCTCCGCGACGGCGACCGCGGCCCGTGAGCTGTTCGGCAATCCGACCGGCGTGACCGGCGGGGTGCTCGCCGATCACGCGGTGCTGCTGGCGGTGGCCTGGCCGGTGCTGCTCACGGTGATCTTCGCGCCGCTGTCGGCCCGGGCGTATCGCCGGCTACGGGCGTAA
- a CDS encoding ATP-binding cassette domain-containing protein: MDTLIAEGLRKRYGDLDALDGFDLHVPAGVIHGLLGPNGAGKTTAVKALTTLIDLDGGVARVAGFDVRTQAKQVRASIGLVGQNPAVDEILGGRQNLVMFGRLYGLAKADAQARAGELLDLFDLTAAAERAVSTYSGGMRRRLDIAAGLVLTPAVLFLDEPTTGLDPRARNEVWTSIRETAARGTTVLLTTQYLDEADQLASEISVMNHGRVIAEGSPEALKRKIGGDRVTVTLHGPLDEAARALGGTVDEETRTVTVEVTEGLAAIVRTLDALDASIEDLQLRRPTLDEVFLTLTDKEPAK; the protein is encoded by the coding sequence GTGGACACCCTGATCGCCGAGGGACTGCGCAAGAGATATGGCGACCTCGACGCCCTGGACGGCTTCGACCTGCACGTGCCGGCCGGGGTCATCCACGGCCTGCTCGGGCCGAACGGCGCCGGCAAGACCACCGCGGTGAAGGCCCTGACCACCCTGATCGACCTGGACGGCGGAGTCGCCCGGGTCGCCGGCTTCGACGTCCGCACCCAGGCGAAACAGGTTCGCGCGAGCATCGGCCTGGTCGGGCAGAACCCGGCGGTCGACGAGATCCTCGGCGGCCGCCAGAACCTGGTGATGTTCGGCCGCCTCTACGGCCTCGCGAAGGCGGACGCCCAGGCCCGCGCCGGCGAGCTGCTGGACCTGTTCGACCTGACCGCGGCGGCCGAGCGGGCCGTCTCCACCTACAGCGGGGGCATGCGCCGCCGCCTCGACATCGCCGCCGGCCTGGTGCTCACCCCGGCCGTGCTGTTCCTGGACGAACCGACCACCGGCCTGGACCCGCGGGCCCGCAACGAGGTGTGGACCAGCATCCGGGAGACCGCGGCCCGCGGCACCACGGTGCTGCTCACGACGCAGTATCTGGACGAGGCCGACCAGCTGGCCTCGGAGATCTCGGTGATGAACCACGGCCGGGTGATCGCCGAGGGCAGCCCCGAGGCCCTGAAACGGAAGATCGGCGGCGACCGGGTGACCGTCACCCTGCACGGGCCGCTCGACGAGGCCGCCCGCGCGCTGGGCGGAACCGTCGACGAGGAGACCCGGACGGTCACGGTCGAGGTCACCGAAGGGCTGGCCGCGATCGTCCGCACGCTGGACGCGCTGGACGCGAGCATCGAGGACCTCCAGCTGCGCCGCCCCACCCTGGACGAGGTGTTCCTGACCCTGACCGACAAGGAGCCGGCCAAATGA
- a CDS encoding TetR/AcrR family transcriptional regulator codes for MLGTPQGTRGPKQRVSVDEVIRAGIAVADEDGLPVFSMRKVADRLGLKLMSIYTYVPGRSELIGLMVDEVIGEIPHPPHPDGPLRDRLAGVARHLWDEYHRHPWLLQVESSRPWIGPHCCTRYEWQLEAIEGYGLTDLEMDQVTTMVCDFTAGAARASILAHRTTEESGISDAEWWAANAPVLEKVMPPGAYPLSGRVGTAAGQEYNAVGDPARSFRFGLDRLLDGVETLLRRHT; via the coding sequence ATGCTCGGCACCCCGCAGGGCACCCGCGGCCCGAAACAGCGGGTCAGCGTCGACGAGGTGATCCGGGCCGGCATCGCGGTCGCCGACGAGGACGGCCTGCCCGTCTTCTCCATGCGCAAGGTCGCCGACCGGCTCGGCCTCAAACTGATGTCGATCTACACGTACGTGCCGGGCCGCTCCGAACTGATCGGCCTCATGGTCGACGAGGTCATCGGCGAGATCCCGCACCCGCCGCACCCGGACGGCCCGCTCCGCGACCGCCTGGCCGGGGTGGCCCGGCACCTGTGGGACGAGTACCACCGCCACCCGTGGCTGCTCCAGGTCGAGTCCAGCCGCCCGTGGATCGGCCCGCACTGCTGCACCCGCTACGAGTGGCAGCTCGAGGCCATCGAGGGCTACGGGCTCACCGACCTGGAGATGGACCAGGTGACCACCATGGTCTGCGACTTCACGGCCGGGGCCGCCCGCGCCTCGATCCTGGCCCACCGCACCACCGAGGAATCCGGCATCAGCGACGCCGAATGGTGGGCCGCCAACGCGCCCGTCCTGGAGAAGGTGATGCCCCCGGGCGCCTACCCGCTCTCCGGCCGCGTCGGCACCGCCGCCGGCCAGGAGTACAACGCCGTCGGCGACCCGGCCCGCTCCTTCCGCTTCGGCCTCGACCGCCTCCTCGACGGCGTCGAGACCCTGCTGCGCCGACATACCTGA
- a CDS encoding methyl-accepting chemotaxis protein: MSISKRAAVRQSTVSKVAVGGLGLITGLLVLGVSLTGDAVDDQRTAADRQDRFAALGVQLRGASDFLTDQARQYAVTTESEHLDAYWNEIDTTKTRDHVVSQLKELGATADELALVDEAKANSDALVDTESRSQRLVLEATGVPQADMPPAIADVTLSADDAALSDAKKLAVARTIMFDKKYEADKAVITEPLQHFQQLLNDRAATVVSDAEKSIQNAIHLLIALAVLLPLVMGGVVFLLQSKVGRIVVRYTDALRKRDVYDLSFRLQPAGSREMGQLADAFNEELERSLVLVSAVAGNADTLAAASEELSVTSDQVAAGSGDASRMATQVADTADQVSHNVQIVAAGTEEMGASINEISQNTTEAARVGENAVILAGNTNATVAKLGVSSSEIGDVIKVITAIAEQTNLLALNATIESARAGEAGKGFAVVATEVKDLAQETARATDEISRRVQAIQTDAKGAVEAIGEITHVIARINEYQTTIASAVEEQAATTSEISRSVSDAAAGATEIATTVAGVAEASQLAATGVEDTRQASADLARMGTELQSLVAQYRY, translated from the coding sequence TTGTCGATCTCGAAGCGGGCCGCGGTACGGCAGTCCACCGTCAGCAAGGTGGCCGTCGGCGGCCTCGGCCTGATCACCGGCCTCCTGGTCCTCGGCGTCAGCCTGACCGGCGACGCCGTCGACGACCAACGGACGGCCGCTGACCGGCAGGACCGGTTCGCCGCACTGGGGGTGCAGCTTCGCGGCGCTTCCGACTTCCTGACCGACCAGGCCCGCCAGTACGCCGTCACGACCGAATCCGAACACCTCGACGCGTACTGGAACGAGATCGACACCACCAAGACCCGCGACCACGTGGTCAGCCAGCTCAAGGAACTCGGCGCCACCGCGGACGAGCTGGCGCTGGTCGACGAGGCCAAGGCGAACTCCGACGCGCTGGTCGACACCGAGTCACGATCACAGCGGCTGGTCCTCGAGGCGACCGGGGTGCCCCAGGCGGACATGCCGCCGGCGATCGCCGACGTCACACTGTCCGCGGACGACGCGGCGCTCAGCGATGCGAAGAAGCTCGCGGTCGCCCGGACGATCATGTTCGACAAGAAGTACGAGGCGGACAAGGCGGTGATCACCGAGCCGCTCCAGCACTTCCAGCAGCTGCTGAACGACCGGGCCGCCACCGTCGTCAGCGACGCGGAGAAGTCGATCCAGAACGCCATCCACCTGCTGATCGCGCTGGCCGTCCTGCTGCCGCTGGTGATGGGCGGCGTGGTGTTCCTGCTCCAGTCCAAGGTCGGGCGGATCGTGGTGCGCTACACCGACGCCCTCCGCAAACGCGACGTCTACGACCTGTCGTTCCGGCTCCAGCCGGCCGGCAGCCGCGAGATGGGACAACTCGCCGACGCGTTCAACGAGGAACTGGAACGCAGCCTGGTCCTGGTCAGTGCCGTCGCCGGCAACGCCGACACCCTCGCCGCGGCGTCCGAGGAACTGTCCGTCACCAGCGACCAGGTCGCGGCCGGCTCCGGCGACGCGAGCCGCATGGCGACCCAGGTCGCCGACACGGCGGACCAGGTGTCGCACAACGTGCAGATCGTCGCGGCCGGCACCGAGGAGATGGGCGCGTCCATCAACGAGATCTCCCAGAACACCACCGAGGCGGCCCGGGTCGGCGAGAACGCGGTCATCCTGGCCGGCAACACCAACGCCACCGTGGCGAAGCTCGGCGTGTCGTCGTCCGAGATCGGCGACGTGATCAAGGTGATCACCGCGATCGCCGAGCAGACGAACCTGCTCGCGCTGAACGCCACCATCGAGTCCGCCCGTGCCGGCGAGGCGGGCAAGGGCTTCGCGGTCGTCGCCACCGAGGTCAAGGACCTGGCCCAGGAGACGGCCCGCGCCACCGACGAGATCTCCCGCCGGGTGCAGGCCATCCAGACCGACGCCAAGGGCGCGGTCGAGGCCATCGGCGAGATCACCCACGTGATCGCCCGGATCAACGAGTACCAGACCACGATCGCCAGCGCCGTCGAGGAGCAGGCCGCGACGACCAGCGAGATCAGCCGCAGCGTCTCCGACGCCGCGGCGGGCGCCACCGAGATCGCCACCACCGTCGCCGGTGTCGCCGAGGCATCACAGCTGGCCGCGACCGGTGTCGAGGACACCCGGCAGGCCAGCGCGGACCTGGCCCGCATGGGCACCGAGCTGCAGAGCCTCGTGGCGCAGTACCGGTACTGA
- a CDS encoding class I SAM-dependent methyltransferase, with amino-acid sequence MPDYDEIYQDGATPWEIGGPQPALAAVVTRGASVLDLGCGTGELAISLARRGHQVTAVDISSVAIERARTKAFAAAVTVDFRVCDVIELAMDPFDIVFDSGLLHSLHRWGGVEGYLALLPTLLVPGGSLFVLAIGVEAGQGWGVTEDYLRSVFTAPDWTNTRVTPADVAAFWNGDHIRLPGYLTSTTRA; translated from the coding sequence ATGCCCGACTACGACGAGATCTATCAGGACGGCGCCACGCCCTGGGAGATCGGCGGACCACAGCCCGCGCTCGCCGCCGTGGTGACACGCGGGGCGTCCGTCCTCGACCTCGGCTGCGGCACCGGCGAACTGGCGATCTCCCTCGCCCGACGCGGCCACCAGGTGACCGCTGTCGACATCTCGTCGGTCGCGATCGAACGCGCCCGCACCAAGGCGTTCGCCGCCGCGGTGACCGTCGACTTCCGGGTCTGCGACGTCATCGAGCTGGCCATGGATCCGTTCGACATCGTGTTCGACTCCGGCCTGCTGCACAGCCTGCACCGCTGGGGCGGGGTGGAAGGCTACCTCGCCCTGCTGCCCACCCTGCTCGTCCCGGGCGGAAGCCTGTTCGTGCTGGCCATCGGCGTGGAGGCGGGCCAGGGCTGGGGCGTCACCGAGGACTACCTGCGCTCCGTCTTCACCGCCCCGGACTGGACGAACACTCGGGTCACACCGGCCGACGTGGCCGCATTCTGGAACGGCGACCACATCCGCCTCCCCGGCTACCTAACCAGCACCACCCGAGCCTGA
- a CDS encoding tetratricopeptide repeat protein codes for MDGPEPYGRPPRVDGITTVDVGREIEVHRLAVAGGEAAIARDIGDRLGRVLLPRSRFAEAHAIATATLTLGPNASALYDRGWARQATGWPRPALEDYQPALDLYRQAGDRASEAATLASIGLVHNRLGDQRQALNYYHQALDLYRQAGDRAGEATTFNSIGLVHNRLGDRRQALNYYHQALPTLQEIGDRAGEAVALNNIGLVHNRLGDRRQALNYYHQALPTLQEIGDRAGEAVALNNIGGVYTRLGDQRQALEHYQQALLIQLEVGDRAGEAVTLNNIGGVYNTLGDQRQALEHYQQALLIRLEVGDRAGEAVTLNNIGHLYYVLGDRQQALDYYHQALPTLREIGDRFGEAITRHNLVMIHRADGNLALAAAELERVVDLERQVEHPNLTNHTALLEQVRHELAQTDTVT; via the coding sequence ATGGACGGCCCCGAACCTTACGGACGACCGCCGCGGGTCGACGGCATCACGACGGTCGACGTCGGTCGAGAAATAGAGGTGCATCGCCTCGCGGTTGCCGGTGGTGAGGCGGCCATCGCCCGTGACATCGGTGACCGGCTGGGCCGGGTGCTGCTGCCCAGGTCCCGGTTCGCCGAGGCACATGCCATCGCCACCGCGACGCTGACCCTGGGCCCGAACGCCAGCGCCCTCTACGACCGGGGCTGGGCCCGCCAGGCGACCGGCTGGCCCCGGCCGGCACTAGAGGACTACCAGCCGGCCCTGGACCTGTACCGGCAGGCCGGCGATCGGGCCAGCGAAGCCGCCACACTCGCCAGCATCGGCCTCGTGCACAACAGGCTGGGCGACCAGCGACAGGCACTGAACTACTACCACCAGGCCCTGGACCTGTACCGGCAGGCCGGCGATCGGGCCGGCGAAGCCACCACCTTCAACAGCATCGGCCTCGTGCACAACAGGCTGGGCGACCGGCGACAGGCACTGAACTACTACCACCAGGCCCTGCCCACCTTGCAAGAGATCGGCGACCGGGCCGGCGAAGCGGTCGCCCTCAACAACATCGGCCTGGTGCACAACAGGCTGGGCGACCGGCGACAGGCACTGAACTACTACCACCAGGCCCTGCCCACCTTGCAAGAGATCGGCGACCGGGCCGGCGAAGCGGTCGCCCTCAACAACATCGGCGGCGTGTACACCCGACTGGGCGACCAGCGACAGGCACTGGAGCACTACCAACAGGCCCTGCTGATCCAGTTGGAGGTCGGCGACCGGGCCGGCGAAGCGGTCACCCTCAACAACATCGGCGGCGTGTATAACACGCTGGGCGACCAGCGACAGGCACTGGAGCACTACCAACAGGCCCTGCTGATCCGGCTGGAGGTCGGCGACCGGGCCGGCGAAGCGGTCACCCTCAACAACATCGGCCACCTGTACTACGTGCTGGGCGACCGGCAGCAGGCACTGGACTACTACCACCAGGCCCTGCCCACCTTGCGAGAGATCGGCGACCGGTTCGGTGAAGCGATCACCCGGCACAACCTCGTGATGATTCACCGGGCCGACGGCAACCTCGCCCTGGCCGCCGCCGAACTCGAGCGCGTCGTCGACCTCGAACGGCAGGTCGAACACCCCAACCTGACCAACCACACCGCCCTGCTTGAGCAGGTACGCCACGAACTGGCACAAACCGACACCGTGACCTGA
- the lexA gene encoding transcriptional repressor LexA, which translates to MLDEDLPALPDRLQRILLAIRDAVVKHGYAPSTREIADGLGMSASTVSRHLRTLEEFGYLRRGRGVARPVDVRMFLETTPSPSDDTVGVPLVGTIAAGTPILAAGDDTEELLNLPRDLVGRGTLFSLRVQGDSMVDAAICDGDIVVVRQQSEAWNGDIVAAMIDDEATVKVFRRRGGHVLLEPRNPAYQPIPGDDAVILGKVVTVLRRI; encoded by the coding sequence GTGCTCGACGAGGACCTGCCCGCGCTGCCCGACCGCCTCCAGCGGATCCTTCTGGCGATCCGGGACGCGGTCGTCAAACACGGTTACGCGCCGTCGACCCGGGAGATCGCGGACGGGCTGGGCATGTCGGCGTCCACGGTGAGCCGGCATCTACGCACGCTGGAGGAGTTCGGTTACCTGCGGCGCGGGCGGGGCGTGGCGCGACCGGTCGACGTCCGCATGTTCCTGGAGACCACGCCATCACCGTCCGACGACACGGTCGGGGTCCCGCTGGTCGGCACGATCGCGGCGGGCACCCCGATTCTCGCCGCCGGCGACGACACCGAGGAACTGCTGAACCTGCCACGCGACCTGGTCGGCCGGGGCACGCTGTTCAGCCTGCGGGTGCAGGGCGACTCGATGGTCGACGCGGCCATCTGCGACGGCGACATCGTCGTGGTCCGCCAGCAGTCCGAGGCGTGGAACGGCGACATCGTCGCCGCGATGATCGACGACGAGGCGACGGTCAAGGTCTTCCGGCGACGCGGCGGCCACGTCCTGCTCGAGCCGCGAAACCCGGCTTACCAGCCGATCCCCGGCGACGACGCGGTCATTCTCGGCAAGGTCGTCACGGTCCTGCGCCGCATCTGA
- a CDS encoding ABC transporter permease produces the protein MTVLTIASLTLREASRRRVLRSLAVLTVLLLALSAWGFSRIDAEFGGLTSGEAKVAGSTVLNLVMFGYSLIAALGTAFLAGPSLAGEVESGIALAMMTRPIHRWSVLLGKWLGLVAFGSGFVAVAGVAQFLIVYLTVGYWPPHPVTGLLLLAGQTAALLTLGLLFATAVSPMASGIVAVGLFGATWIAGVVGSVGEALDNPSVAQIGVVSRMLLPTDGLWRGAMNAFQDPALLAQIGTGVEESPFLSMAPLTPAYLTWAAIWTLLVLGLAALGFQRRDL, from the coding sequence GTGACCGTCCTGACCATCGCCTCACTGACCCTGCGGGAGGCGTCCCGGCGCCGGGTGCTGCGGTCGCTGGCGGTCCTGACCGTGCTGCTGCTGGCGCTCAGCGCGTGGGGCTTCTCCCGGATCGACGCCGAGTTCGGGGGCCTGACCAGCGGCGAGGCCAAGGTCGCCGGGTCGACGGTGCTGAACCTGGTGATGTTCGGCTACAGCCTGATCGCCGCGCTCGGCACCGCCTTCCTGGCCGGGCCCAGCCTGGCCGGGGAGGTCGAGTCCGGGATCGCGCTCGCCATGATGACCAGGCCGATCCACCGCTGGTCGGTGCTGCTCGGCAAGTGGCTGGGCCTGGTCGCGTTCGGGTCCGGGTTCGTGGCCGTCGCCGGGGTCGCCCAGTTCCTGATCGTGTACCTGACCGTCGGCTACTGGCCGCCGCATCCGGTGACCGGTCTGCTGCTGCTGGCCGGGCAGACGGCCGCGCTGCTCACCCTGGGTCTGCTGTTCGCCACCGCGGTCTCGCCGATGGCGTCCGGAATCGTGGCGGTCGGCCTGTTCGGCGCCACCTGGATCGCCGGGGTGGTCGGATCCGTCGGCGAGGCCCTCGACAATCCGAGCGTCGCCCAGATCGGGGTGGTGTCGCGGATGCTGCTGCCCACCGACGGGCTGTGGCGCGGTGCGATGAACGCGTTCCAGGATCCGGCGCTGCTCGCCCAGATCGGCACCGGCGTGGAGGAGTCACCGTTCCTGAGCATGGCGCCGCTCACCCCCGCCTACCTGACGTGGGCGGCGATCTGGACACTGCTGGTGCTGGGCCTGGCCGCGCTCGGTTTCCAGCGCCGCGACCTGTGA
- a CDS encoding ABC transporter ATP-binding protein: MTDSPAVWASHLRKRYRKRVAVDGVSFTVARGEVLGLLGPNGAGKTSVIKMMLGLVRPDAGEVMLLGRPNTDPRSRERVGYLPELFRYQPWLTAGEVLALHVRLAGVTVSDRERREGLGLVGLADRASDRVGGFSKGMQQRLGLAVALVSRPELVVLDEPTSALDPLGRADVRDLLLSLKQRRVAVLLNSHLIGEVERVCDRVLILDRGRVAASGTLAEMLGRRKLRLRLGNVPDGLLDPCERSGDLYTVAMPDDVPALVADLVEHGVRVHAAEPARATLEERLLDILRTHPEEHR; encoded by the coding sequence GTGACCGACTCCCCCGCCGTGTGGGCCTCCCACCTGCGCAAACGCTATCGGAAGCGGGTCGCGGTGGACGGCGTGTCGTTCACCGTGGCCCGCGGCGAGGTGCTCGGGCTGCTCGGGCCGAACGGGGCCGGCAAGACCAGCGTCATCAAGATGATGCTCGGCCTGGTCCGGCCGGACGCGGGCGAGGTGATGCTGCTCGGCCGCCCGAACACCGATCCACGGTCCCGGGAGCGGGTCGGCTATCTGCCCGAACTGTTCCGCTACCAGCCGTGGCTCACCGCCGGCGAGGTCCTGGCATTGCACGTACGCCTGGCGGGGGTGACCGTTTCGGATCGCGAACGCCGGGAAGGGCTCGGCCTGGTCGGTCTCGCCGACCGGGCATCCGACCGGGTGGGCGGCTTCTCCAAGGGCATGCAGCAGCGGCTCGGCCTCGCGGTGGCGCTGGTGTCTCGGCCGGAACTGGTGGTGCTCGACGAACCGACCAGCGCCCTCGATCCGCTGGGCCGCGCCGACGTCCGTGACCTGCTGCTCTCGCTGAAACAACGGCGGGTCGCGGTGCTGCTCAACTCGCATCTGATCGGCGAGGTGGAACGGGTCTGCGACCGGGTGCTGATCCTCGACCGGGGCCGGGTAGCGGCATCCGGCACCCTGGCCGAGATGCTCGGGCGCCGGAAGCTGCGCCTGCGGCTCGGCAACGTGCCGGACGGCCTGCTGGACCCGTGCGAGAGAAGCGGTGACCTCTACACCGTCGCCATGCCCGACGACGTCCCCGCGCTCGTCGCCGACCTGGTCGAACACGGGGTGCGGGTACACGCCGCGGAGCCGGCCCGCGCCACCCTCGAGGAACGGCTGCTCGACATCCTGCGCACCCACCCGGAGGAGCACCGGTGA
- a CDS encoding sigma-70 family RNA polymerase sigma factor: MNQLLTEREGAVPASVRSDLEHVFRSAYPKVVGVAARVLGSRDEAEDVAQEAFLAFGRSSVPAGEAVGWLCVAAAHTALNHLRSGRRRASREEAATDGGHSTAPDVADAVVTLDERRRVRAALSRLPRRQAIALVLRHSGLSYAEVAAALELSPGSVGTTVRRAESALRKELGHASPE, translated from the coding sequence GTGAACCAGTTGTTGACCGAGCGGGAGGGCGCTGTGCCGGCCTCCGTGCGTTCCGATCTCGAACACGTGTTCCGCTCCGCGTACCCCAAGGTGGTCGGGGTGGCGGCCCGGGTGCTGGGGTCGCGGGACGAGGCCGAGGACGTCGCCCAGGAGGCGTTCCTGGCGTTCGGCCGCAGCAGCGTCCCGGCGGGTGAGGCGGTGGGCTGGCTGTGTGTGGCGGCCGCCCACACCGCGCTGAACCATCTGCGTTCCGGGCGGCGGCGGGCCTCCCGGGAGGAGGCCGCCACTGACGGTGGTCACTCGACCGCGCCGGATGTCGCCGACGCGGTGGTCACTCTCGACGAGCGCCGGAGGGTACGCGCGGCGCTGTCCCGTCTGCCCCGCAGGCAGGCGATCGCCCTGGTGTTGCGGCACAGCGGCCTGAGTTACGCCGAGGTCGCGGCCGCTCTCGAACTCTCCCCCGGCAGCGTGGGCACCACCGTGCGGCGCGCCGAATCCGCCCTTCGTAAGGAGCTGGGTCATGCCTCACCCGAGTGA
- a CDS encoding alpha/beta hydrolase encodes MGISYVLMHSPSVGPLTWAPVAERLPGSIVPSLLHVGGEGPPFWPAVARAVASGVERLPVGDEVVLVAHSNAGLFVPVVVGALTRTVKACVFVDAALPARGSATEVASPGFLEVLRGKADADGVLPAWTDWWDDADVAPMFPDPVTRRMVEKEQPRLPLSYYEQRIPVPEGWDRRPCGYVLFAEPYEEVAADARGRGWPVEHLPGLHLHQLVDPDGVAAAVRKLSHSA; translated from the coding sequence ATGGGGATCTCCTACGTCCTGATGCACAGTCCGTCGGTGGGGCCGCTGACCTGGGCTCCGGTCGCTGAGCGGCTGCCCGGGTCGATCGTGCCGTCGCTGCTGCACGTCGGTGGGGAGGGGCCGCCGTTCTGGCCCGCCGTCGCGAGGGCGGTGGCGTCCGGGGTGGAGCGCCTGCCCGTGGGCGACGAGGTGGTTCTGGTGGCGCACAGCAACGCCGGGCTGTTCGTGCCGGTGGTGGTGGGCGCGCTCACCCGTACCGTCAAGGCTTGTGTCTTCGTCGACGCGGCCCTGCCTGCCCGCGGAAGCGCGACCGAGGTCGCCTCGCCCGGGTTTCTGGAGGTCTTGCGAGGCAAGGCCGATGCGGACGGTGTGCTGCCGGCGTGGACCGACTGGTGGGACGACGCGGACGTGGCGCCGATGTTCCCCGACCCGGTGACCCGGCGGATGGTGGAGAAGGAGCAGCCGCGGCTGCCGTTGAGCTACTACGAGCAGCGGATTCCGGTTCCCGAGGGGTGGGATCGACGGCCGTGCGGGTATGTGCTGTTCGCCGAGCCCTACGAGGAGGTCGCGGCGGACGCCCGGGGGCGGGGCTGGCCGGTCGAGCATCTGCCGGGGCTGCATCTGCATCAACTGGTGGATCCGGACGGTGTCGCGGCGGCGGTCCGGAAGCTGTCACATTCGGCGTAG